The sequence TTACATGTCCAATTTCATTAGATTTAATGAAAGATCCAGTGACTTTATCAACAGGGATTACGTATGATCGAGAAAACATCGAAAAATGGATAAATGAAGGTGGGAATCAAACATGTCCTATCACAAATCAAGAACTGAAGTCATATGGGAATGGCATTGTTGATCCTGTTTTAATTCCAAATCACAATATTCGAAAAATGATTCAACAATGGTGTGTCGAAAATAAGGAACATGGGATTGATAGGATTCCAACTCCAAGAATCCCAATTTCATCATCTGATGTCTCTGAATTACTCGCGAAAATAAAAAACTCGAGCAAGTTAGAGATGGAGAACTCAAGTTTATGTGAAGAATTAGTCACTAGTGTGAAGAATTTAGCTAGTGAAAGTGATCGAAACAAATGTTGTTTCGTCACTAATGGCATAGGAAAGGTGTTATCATCAGCATTTCTTGAACTATCAAAGGGAAAAAACGCGAAAAATGCTTCAACAGAGGAAGTGATCTTGTCAACTTTAACACTTTTTTTGCCTTTGGATGTTAAGTCCAAGACAATTCTTGGGTCGGTATCATCGTTACGTAGCATAGCATGGTTCTTGAAGAATGGGAGTTTATCAAGTAGGAGGAATGCAGTTGTTGTCCTTAGAGAAATTATGAAATTGGAAGAACAAGAAAAGGTTGAAATCTTGTTGAATATTGAAGGTGCATTAGAAGGGCTTGTGAAGTTGGTAAAAGAGCCAATTTGTCCTAATACTACAAAAGCTTCTTTATTAACAATTTATTATATGGttaataattcatcatcacaATCATCAAGATCAAGATTTGTTGATGTGGGGTTAGTTGAAATGTTGATAGAAATACTTGTGGATTGTGACAAAAGCATATGTGAAAAGGCATTAGGTGTTTTGGATGGTATTTTGAGCTATGAAGAAGGGGTGAAAAGGGCTTTTAGTTATGCACTTAGTGTGCCTGTTTTGGTGAAGAAATTGTTGAGAGTTTCAGATTTGGCTACTGAATTTTCAGTTTCAATTTTATGGAAGATAATATGCAAGAATGAAAATAATGGAGATTGTGATATTCTTGTTGAAGCACTTCAAGTTGGTGCATTTCAAAAGCTTTTGGTGATACTACAAGTTGGTTGTAGTGAAACAACAAAAGAGAAAGCTAATGAgttgttgaagttgttgaatgtgcataggGATAGAGCAGAGTGTGTTGATTCTTTGGACTTCAAGAGTCTCAAAAGGACATTTTGAAACGATGTCTTTGAGTTCAGTATCTAGTATAATTTTTCGATGGATGGGATTAACATAAACCCCTTTCCGCCCCTCGCTTGTTATGACCAGTACTATACatgattcatttttcattatatacaAGTAAATCCAAgaataaggaaaaatatataGTTCATAGTACACTTTTTTACAATCATtctatatacatacatatgttGATCATAGATTAAGATGCAATATCAATTCAtgtattaaatatatgtatggAGGGGTCTTCACCTCCAAGTGTAGTGTATGATTGCCATAGAATTGATGTGATGGTTTGTACTTTTGTAACTATTATGAGTATAAAGGAATAAGTCTTATATTTAGGGTAGAATTCTAGAAATATCAAGAAAGTCCGGTCAAAATCTCACAAAATTGTAGTATTTAAAGTTACGttaaattctaaaaaaactAATCAAAATAGTAGAAACTGCACCTCCATATGTGGCCTCATGGTAAActctattttatttaacatttttttgctAAACCTAACAATCAGAATTagttaatttttgaagaagatcAAAAGTACtaattttgacaaatttaaagGATCAAACTGCtctgaaataaattaaaggggtgATTTTGAACCAAATCTCAAAGATAAGGAACCACTTTgacattcttcttcaaattgTGTCTTCTTTCCTTTCAAATagattattgatttaaaatGTATAACATTATCtcattatgttaatattttaggGCGAAATACATAGATAAACAACGAATTATGTCTTAATTTTTACGTCCAATACTTAAATTTACTGATTGATCATTTAAACATTTCAACTTGACACATGTGTCTCGTGCATACCCGATCTACCATACCTCACATATGAACTCCAATAGCAAGTAACATGTCAAATAAACGAATTAGCGATGACACatacattctttttaaaaaaataaaaatttaacaatttcttaaattaaaatttagtttaGTTTCCAAGTATAGTACAAAATACATGCCATTATGAGTTTGATAAAGATTAGGGacttcacataaaaaaataatacattaaaTGAGGTAAtcctcaaaaagaaaaaaaaaaagaatggagTATTATAAAGATGACTTTGAAAGAAAAGTCTTGAGTCAATTTTCTCTACCTACAATAGCCTAAAATGAATTGAACTAGCTAAACTTTAGTCTAAAGTAATTAAGGTTTAATCAAGAATTAATAAATTTCAACGTGAATTCTCTGTTCCCCTAGAGGGACCAAATCaacgaaattaaaaaaaaatggtggTGGCATACCCTAGTTGATATATTTGGCTGGCTGATAATTCAACTTATCTTTTTCTTGTccaagaagaaaatattttatccattttattttatttgatattatttgactgagcataaaatttaagaaagaaatatttttctaaaaaaaacttataggatttattgatacaaagaaaaatattttccacaaaaatatataagtgaACTTCTAACTTATTTGGTCTTGTTAATTATACGTCTAAGTCTTCGTTCATCGTTAGTCGGAGGTAGAACTAATATAGTGCATGTAAGTGTCTTGCAAATAGAAGTTTCAAATCCCAAGTTATAGGAATAACCATTGAAACAAGGAAAAAGAATAGTTGTAAATCGACtcatcaaatataaataagaaatttatgatGTTTTTTGTGTAATGACACAAAGTTGGATGACCTGTGAAATTTACTCTACATTAGTCAGATTCATATTCCTATATCAAAGGACAAAACAAGAGtacttctccttttttttttttgttatcattgTAAAAAACTATAGCAATTTCATAGTGGTTTAGATGGTACAATGAAAAtgaacataatataatataataataataattatattataatataatggATGGGTTGTCACTTGTCATATGGTTACAAAGTTCATGGAGAATGTCAATCTTTTCGTCAACTATCTTGTAAACGTCGAAATTTAAATGTCATATGCTTCATATTTAAACAAGAAAACTAAAGTATATGCCacaactcatttcattattccTTAGGTTTGGTGTAGTCGTGGTGATCAGTTGAACACTCTTAATCGAaaaattataatgatatatagaaaattatattgtGTATAAGTCAAACATACACTTCTCATACATATGTATTAAACCTTCAGTATTCTTAGCGAAATTCTTGGTTTCGTCAAATGATTGTATAAAAGGAGTCAAATGACACCTCTTTGTCAATAAATTACAAAGCAGACAATGTTTTTGACTATATGTTAGATCCCTTAACTtctttaaatatgatttttctcAGTTAAAACTCTAGCTCTGTCACCGCTCACGAGGCTTGGTCTTTGAATTCTATAACCTCAAACATAAGTACTCCTTTCTATTCAAATCATGCATAGTAGAATCAAGAAAGTATTCACTTCCCTTAGGGAACACACATGTGTTAGCTATGCAAAATTTGCAACCATTGGAGGTTTTTGTGACCTTGATCACATTGTTGTCAAAGCCACTTCCCCTGATGACACACCATTGCCTGATCGATATGTACTGGAAATCCTCCAAATATTTTCCATTTGTCCGTCTTCTTTTGGTCCATTCGCGTTGTCTTTTAGTCAACGTTTTGCCAACACAAGATGCTGGAGAGTCGCGTTGAAATGCCTCCACCTCCTCCATCGGCTCCTTAAGGCATTGCCTCATACTAGCCCTTTTCGCGAAGAACTCATGTTGGCAAGATCAAATGGTTTGATGTCTCTCTACCCTTGTAACTTCAAGGATAGGTCTTCCTCTGCCTCTCAAGATTACACCTATTTCATTTGGTCATATGCACGTTTGCTCGATGAATCCCTCGATTGTTGTGCCACTCAAGGAAAAGAAATCGACGATTACCACTCAACTAGTCATGAAATCTTTATTGACAGGATGGATGAAGTAAGGCTAATGTTAGAATTCTTGCCTCAATTACAAAGCCTAATAGACAGAGTCATAGACTGCAGGCCAACAGGGCAAGCAACACGTAACACTATAGTTCAATCAGTCATGAAACATGTAATTCGCGATAGCTTCACGTGTTACACTACTTTCAGGAAAGAGCTTGTTGAGATACTAGATCATCTCATACAATTACCATACATAAATTGTACTGCAGCATTTGAGATTTACAAGAAAGCAGCAAGTCAAGCAAATGAACTTAGTGAATTTTATGATTGGTGCAAGTCTTTAGGACTTTGTGGCATGTATGAGTGTCCATTCATTGACAAAATCCCACAAATCCAAATCACAGCTCTTGAGAGCTTCCTCAATGGAATGTGGCAGCAATCGACAGATGATCCGTCCTCTTCAACATCCGTTTCCTCTCTATCATCCAACGAAAATGGCAACGATTGTAAACAGAAACAGGCTATGATGTTGCTTGGACCCTCTATAAATGTTGTTGCATCTGTGTCAGATAATCCAAAAATGCATGATGGCAATATTGATGATagtgaagagtccgagcaacataagAAACAGAAGAGACAATCAAGATTTGATAGTGAAATGCAGCCTTTGATACAACTTGAAGATGACAATCAAGATTGGGAGACTCTTTTAGATGCTTCTGTTTCATTTCAAAGCACAGcttcaagaaataatttttaccTACAAAACAATGAACGGGAAATACAAGTGTATCAGCCAAATAGTGGAATGTATCCAACTAACTCCATCTATCACTGAAGTTTATTTCTTAGATGATCGCTCAATTAATAATACACTCTATGTTTCAATTCGTTtatcttactttcctttttagtctgtttcacaAAGAATGCACTAACTTTCCACACAACATGTTTAAGATCATTTTTGATACATTCTATGTATCTTTAGTTAAACACTAACAGTTTTTGGCGGCTTTCACTTTCAACTTGATTCACCGCCTATGTGCCCTTTACGCTTAGTCATTTTAAAGAACGATTGCCCCACCTCCCCCGTCTTCTAGGGGGTCATAGAAAGATACGAATCACCTACTCTTTAAAGGGTTGGTGTGACATTAGATTGTTGTGAAAATGAAAGCGACTTGTCCTCACTAATAAAAAACAACAATCCCGCTCCTTCTGTTATCTACTCTTCCGAATCTCTTCAATATACCTCAatacaagacacacaagttttctttattttcataaactttgtgtcaagtcaaaattaaacaaaaaaattgaaaaatacagGATTTTTACTTTTGTTCGACGGTATAAATTTATGTGACAAGGAATAAATGcttaaaagaataattaaaaaaacttaaattcatATCCCATCTTCTACTTTATCAAAGTTCATATTCCCCTTTTACAAATTACAAAACTAATTCTCTATAAAAGCAAAGCTAATTTGGAACTCACACTGATTAAACGTTGCTTTACTACTATACCTTCAGCTCAACGGAGCTCAACGGAGAAATTATCGACGGCGAAGAGCGCCGCCGTGCCGTTATTGATTTACTGCTCAATTGTACCTACCGCCGTTAAGCCTATCCGTTACTCCACCGGATTTCTTCTTTCTCCGGTAATATCTCTAGTTTGATTTAAATTgatatctatatttttatttatgatgaaTATATACATGTAATTGAGGTATGTATAGTTGTTACTATCCTCTGTGAAAGTGAAACTATTCCCAATTTATGCGGAAAAAGTATGGGAGAGAGGTGATTAGACACGGCGTGGTGCAATTTCAGTTTCCATGACCTTAAATTGGAGGTTACGGAGGATACAGATTAGGATAGAGTATTACAAGTTAGTTGAGTGTGGTTTCGTATTTATTTACATACTGTGGTAGTATTACTATTGTAGTTTATAGTCCTTTGATTTGATTTCTGCtagtatatgttttttttttgtgttacgATTATGCACTttacttatttctttttctggATGGTTTTGAATTGATTTGCGTTGAGCTAATGTCTATTGGAAAAAACCTCTACGTCCCAAAGTATGGTTTGGCGTGCGtacattttatcatatattagtGAGGGTGAGAAACGAATGTTGAAGTAATGGTTGGAAAAAATAGTTTGAATATAGAAAAAGAGAACGTACTTAAAAGTTATAAAGTTATTGTCATCGACCatcatatgtatatgtatgaatatatatttttatattaatgtgGTTTCAGCAATTTATCAAACTATGATGGTTAGATGTAAAAAATCAATTAGATTTTAAATGTAGCATAATGAATATATCTTAATGTTTGGAACTACATTTGCTGCCATTGTCTTTTGTTCTTAGCTGAAGACTATTTTGATATCGAGAAGTCGTAgatcttttgaaataaattgtaGGCCTCAACCATCATGGTGCTTTCTCTCATTCTATCCATGATGTGCTATTTGTACCCTCTCTCGGATGTCATCTTTTCTATTATTGATTAATCTTGTATGTCACACATCTATTTAAGTATCAAGGTTTCTGTGAATCTTATATTTTGAATGTATTAGTGGTTTAAGGCTTATAGTTTACTTCTGAATAATATTGTGGTTTCTCAATGATCTTATGGAACTTGTTTTTCACTTTAATAGGTGTCTTCCTATTTTGCAGCACTATTACTAGTACTCCTCCATTTCGGCCatcctaatttaattttatatgctAAATCTGAATCTATCGTGCCATTTTCTTGCAATATCTAGTGCATTATATTCAAATGCTtttgtaaatattaaaaaagaaataaatatatcacATGCTTTTTTGGGAAGGTTCATGAGATTTATACGATTACACTTGGACATCAAAAAGCTATTTTAAACAAAGTGCATTCCTTCAGGCTTAGATGTTTCTttaggatttttattttttgggttcTGACTCTATGCTGCTCGAACTCTTAAAAAATATCGAGGGTTGCGTGTCGGATTCTTCAAAATTAGTgcatttttgaagaatctgaTACCGGTGTAACAATATTTTGGACCGAAAAACATAGTTGGACCTCGTATCTATATGGTTCTAGTGTATTTGGTCTATGTATGTGCGTTAATGTTAGCCTTCTCTTAAAAAATGTCGTATGAGTCTGCATATGTAGGTGTAAGTTAGCTATCTTGTAATATCATCATGCAATTTTGTAAGGGCCCTCTTAATCGTTTTCTGCAATAGATATTATATCACCTATCTTAGCAAAACAATCAATAGCTGAGCTGAGCATTTTGCTTTTGATGGGGTGGAATGACCCATTGGAATCACTTTCTGTTCCGTCTTTCACGTGCACGAGAATATAGATAAGGAACACTCTCTTGGATCCTTATGTACTTTACCCTTTATGAGCTGTTTAACAACAAAAGATCCTCACAACTCACAAGAGATGTCGTAAGCTATAAATGGCAGTAATAGTAAGAGTCAAGTACTTGAACTGCTACCTGGTGCAAAGTAATTTAAATTAACTCTGAGTCCTgcttaatattaatttttggaAGTGTTCCTTAGAAGCATAAAAGTCTTTTCGATGGATATTTCCTTCGACTGCTCTCAGGGGCTGCCAATACTCAGACCTCGCTGGCAGAATACCTCCTTCATGCGAATATCATAATCTAATCGTGCTAATTGATGAGAAAATTATCCTGTATTTTATCTCTGCATTAATTGCGTGCAAAGTAACAAAATAGCATGTTTTCCCCATTGCTTTGTGGTAGATGTCATCTTAAAAGTCTTTCTGTTGTACTATTTTTCTCATCTCTCGAATTTTCTGAATCCTTTCTACTATCTTATTCCTTATGTTCTGGTTAATTCTGCAGATTCTCTATGTCAATAGAACTGAATTCTAGAGTATAATAGGTATCTCGTTTTTATCCTTTTGAATCTGAGTTAACCCTAAGAACATCTAAAATTGCTCAGAATAAGATGTTGGCAAATTCAACTTTAGACACGtcacttataaaaaaaaaggttcttTAGAGTTCAGAGACATTCTTGTTACTGATATTTAACTCCGGAAAGAAAATTTTCTTAACTAGAATTCTGCTAATTGAAAGAATGTCACTAATACTTCATTGAACATAAGACAACTAGAAAGATGGCAAATGTCATTTGTCCAGTATAATTCTTTTCAAGATTTTGGAGTGTCTGTAATCTAGTGTATACATTGGATCTTATCAATGTTCCTGATTAGGTAAAACTTCATCATCACTGATATGCTGCTCTTCTTCTAATCAACGAAATAGATAGTCCTCACTTAAAAGTTTCTGAAATCTCACCTGGCTGTGTTGGGGATATGCTCATAAAACACTTAACCCTGCTAAGTCAGCATTCAATTTGCACTGTTGATCTTTTACCTATATTAGCTTGTGTGTGGATAAGGTGTTCTGCATTTCTTGTCTTAGAAACATAAAGAAAGATTTGTTTTCCTGTTCTATGAACATCTCTCTTTGTTATGTTCGAACGTATGTGTGCTCTTAACAAATTTTGATAGATAAGTTATGCATTTATCCAGAAAACTTCCGATTGAATATGTCAATTTGGATGACTATTATTGAAACATCCTAAAGAATGTCCCCTCACTAGACTGTATTAGTTAGAGGGACATACTCTAGTTTTAAAACTAATCTGGCATAAAATATAGTTTCCTGTGCTGTTAAAAAGGACGAACCTTATGTTGGTTTATTCGATGTTGATTTTAAATAGTGTTGCCAAGTGGCTTTTGAAAGAACTTGTCTGCCTGCATCTCTGTTCTTATGCCGAAGTacttaatttcttctttttctcgaGAGAAATATTAATAGGGAGGAGAAATTCGATCATTTAAAAAACCTTGGAAATGCTAAAGGGTCAAAAAACTCTAAGAATTACTTCTTCATGACAGCTTCTAATGATAATTATTtcctattattattttcaaaccATATAAAAAGTGCATATTAGAGGTTGAAAAGATCATTTTATATTACAAACAACTATAAACTATGCCTTCCTGGTGAAATGCTTATAGAAGAACATAGTACAGTTGGAATTGGATAAAGAAACTGGCCATTGAATATCACAAACAGAACTGCAAATTGATAGATCTTTAAGTAATATAGATAGcttatactttattaattaacttcTTATTCCTATAAACCATATTGTTTCAAACAACAGATAGTTTGTAGTTGCGGCAATACAATCAACATTCATACTAAAAATTTCCCGTAACCTTGAGCTTGGATGACCGAGAGCAAGAAGAGGCACTTGGAATAGCTTTAGCTGCATGGAGGCGGCTGAGGATTCTTGGGTTTCATTTGATCTGCAGAAGGACTGGGGCCAAGCCTGAGTTCAAGTTCAGGTATTTGATTACTTCTTGCTGCTGCTAGTCTCTGTTTAAGCTCAGAATACAAAGCTTCATTCTCCTGTCTGAGTCGTTGAGCAGTCTTCCTTAGCCTGTCATTCTCCTGCATAATCTGAATATTCCGCCAGTACAAGTCTAAATTCTGTTTCTCCATAACTTGCTTGAGTTGGCCTGAATCTGGAAAAACCATTAAGAATTTGAACAGTTCTGCAGATTCATTTTGAAAACATAGCCTAACAGATTATGAGAAAAGAGAAGATGATGTCATACTAAATTTTTCTTATCTACATATGCATGACCTAAGTTTATACACAGTATATTGACCAAAATATTAcagaaaattgataaaaagttCCATAGTGATTTATTTCTATGGGAAAAATAAGATAGAATAGTAAATGTAAAACAATGAGAAATT comes from Solanum pennellii chromosome 1, SPENNV200 and encodes:
- the LOC107029927 gene encoding U-box domain-containing protein 21-like; this translates as MIATWRKKRTEKRVTKRGFMKKTNMDLVIPSQFTCPISLDLMKDPVTLSTGITYDRENIEKWINEGGNQTCPITNQELKSYGNGIVDPVLIPNHNIRKMIQQWCVENKEHGIDRIPTPRIPISSSDVSELLAKIKNSSKLEMENSSLCEELVTSVKNLASESDRNKCCFVTNGIGKVLSSAFLELSKGKNAKNASTEEVILSTLTLFLPLDVKSKTILGSVSSLRSIAWFLKNGSLSSRRNAVVVLREIMKLEEQEKVEILLNIEGALEGLVKLVKEPICPNTTKASLLTIYYMVNNSSSQSSRSRFVDVGLVEMLIEILVDCDKSICEKALGVLDGILSYEEGVKRAFSYALSVPVLVKKLLRVSDLATEFSVSILWKIICKNENNGDCDILVEALQVGAFQKLLVILQVGCSETTKEKANELLKLLNVHRDRAECVDSLDFKSLKRTF
- the LOC107016337 gene encoding putative clathrin assembly protein At2g25430, yielding MHSRIKKVFTSLREHTCVSYAKFATIGGFCDLDHIVVKATSPDDTPLPDRYVLEILQIFSICPSSFGPFALSFSQRFANTRCWRVALKCLHLLHRLLKALPHTSPFREELMLARSNGLMSLYPCNFKDRSSSASQDYTYFIWSYARLLDESLDCCATQGKEIDDYHSTSHEIFIDRMDEVRLMLEFLPQLQSLIDRVIDCRPTGQATRNTIVQSVMKHVIRDSFTCYTTFRKELVEILDHLIQLPYINCTAAFEIYKKAASQANELSEFYDWCKSLGLCGMYECPFIDKIPQIQITALESFLNGMWQQSTDDPSSSTSVSSLSSNENGNDCKQKQAMMLLGPSINVVASVSDNPKMHDGNIDDSEESEQHKKQKRQSRFDSEMQPLIQLEDDNQDWETLLDASVSFQSTASRNNFYLQNNEREIQVYQPNSGMYPTNSIYH